From the Lentimicrobium sp. L6 genome, one window contains:
- a CDS encoding cell division protein FtsQ/DivIB, translating into MIIKIINKTLWIASFLAAIVILVWANIERANSFSSDIQVKMLKTDYPSLISQESIQTHILETMPTMLGQSVRNINLSKIENEICQNAQLIDVRTFVGIDGLIHIKVKPRKASLRIFDIKGKNLYLADGLVLMDNSLDYTQRIMVASGDIPHLNKEEKLQVLKGERELPQIYKSLYELAEAIHKDAFLEALIDQIYVNKNGQVELTPKLGVKNIEFGDINDIDKKLKNLKAFYVNGKDRIDWQKYKSINIKYDNQIVCSKK; encoded by the coding sequence ATGATTATAAAAATAATCAATAAAACATTGTGGATAGCGTCGTTTTTGGCCGCAATAGTGATATTGGTATGGGCCAATATAGAGCGAGCCAATTCTTTTAGCAGCGATATTCAAGTAAAAATGCTAAAAACCGATTATCCGAGCTTAATTTCACAAGAGAGCATACAAACTCATATTTTGGAAACCATGCCTACCATGCTGGGACAATCGGTGAGAAATATTAATCTTTCTAAAATAGAGAATGAAATTTGCCAGAATGCACAATTAATTGATGTTAGAACCTTTGTTGGAATTGATGGATTAATACATATTAAAGTAAAACCAAGGAAAGCCTCTTTAAGAATTTTTGATATTAAAGGTAAAAACCTATACCTCGCCGATGGTTTAGTATTAATGGATAATAGCTTGGACTATACTCAGAGAATTATGGTAGCCAGTGGAGACATTCCGCATCTGAACAAGGAAGAAAAGTTACAAGTCCTCAAAGGAGAAAGAGAATTACCCCAAATATATAAATCACTTTACGAACTTGCTGAAGCCATTCATAAAGATGCCTTTTTAGAAGCTTTAATAGATCAGATTTACGTGAATAAAAATGGACAAGTGGAACTGACTCCAAAATTAGGAGTTAAAAACATTGAGTTTGGGGACATCAATGATATAGATAAAAAGCTAAAAAATCTGAAGGCTTTTTATGTTAATGGAAAAGACAGAATTGATTGGCAAAAGTATAAGTCCATCAATATTAAATATGATAATCAAATAGTGTGTAGTAAAAAATAA
- the ftsA gene encoding cell division protein FtsA has translation MESKDVIIVGLDIGTTKIAAIVGRRNEHGKIEILSSGKSESIGVKRGVVSNIENTVQSIQKAVVEAEAKSNVQIEYVNVGIAGQHIKSLQHRGNIIRKNIDDEISQEDVDQLMDNMRNLNMSPGEEIIDVIPQEYIIDNEAGIKEPVGMLGNSLEANFHIIIGQTTAAKNIYKCVKKSNLDIVDLILEPIASARAVLSDEETEAGVALVDIGGGTTDIAIFHDGIIRHTAVIPFGGDVITEDVKEGCSIIKKHAEELKVKFGSALSDENKENEIVAIPGLRGRPPKEITLKNLANIIQARVEEIIEHVYWEIKNSGYENKLIAGIVLTGGGSQLKHLVQLTEFITGMDTRIGYPNEHLADGSPEELSSPTYATGIGLVIEGFQRYDVESRKENFKMKNDKGKEEVPVSSPKRRFLDKITDFFDQDNNEIV, from the coding sequence ATGGAATCAAAAGATGTAATCATTGTAGGATTAGACATTGGTACCACCAAAATTGCGGCCATAGTCGGGAGAAGAAACGAGCATGGAAAGATTGAAATTCTAAGCTCAGGAAAATCCGAATCAATTGGCGTAAAAAGAGGAGTGGTTTCCAATATTGAAAACACCGTTCAAAGCATTCAAAAAGCAGTGGTAGAAGCCGAAGCAAAATCGAATGTACAAATTGAATATGTAAATGTAGGTATAGCAGGACAGCATATCAAGAGTCTTCAGCACCGTGGAAATATCATCAGAAAGAATATTGACGATGAAATTAGCCAAGAAGATGTAGATCAACTAATGGATAATATGCGTAATCTGAACATGAGTCCAGGTGAAGAAATTATCGATGTCATTCCTCAGGAATATATTATCGATAACGAAGCAGGCATTAAAGAACCTGTGGGCATGTTGGGAAACTCATTAGAAGCCAATTTCCATATCATCATTGGACAAACCACCGCTGCTAAGAACATATACAAATGTGTAAAGAAAAGCAATTTAGACATTGTAGATCTAATATTAGAGCCTATCGCCAGTGCCAGAGCAGTATTGAGTGATGAGGAAACAGAAGCCGGAGTTGCCTTAGTAGATATTGGAGGTGGAACGACCGACATTGCCATTTTCCACGATGGAATCATTCGTCATACAGCCGTTATCCCTTTTGGAGGCGATGTAATTACGGAGGATGTTAAAGAAGGATGTTCTATCATTAAGAAACATGCTGAGGAATTAAAAGTAAAATTTGGTTCTGCTTTGTCGGACGAGAACAAAGAGAATGAAATCGTAGCCATCCCAGGCCTCAGAGGAAGACCTCCTAAAGAGATTACCTTAAAAAACCTAGCCAATATTATTCAGGCTCGTGTGGAAGAAATCATAGAACATGTGTATTGGGAAATCAAAAACTCAGGATACGAGAATAAGCTGATCGCTGGTATCGTATTAACCGGTGGAGGATCCCAACTCAAACATCTGGTCCAACTCACCGAGTTTATAACCGGCATGGACACCAGAATTGGTTATCCAAACGAGCATTTGGCCGATGGTTCTCCAGAGGAATTATCAAGTCCAACCTATGCTACTGGTATTGGATTAGTTATTGAAGGATTTCAACGCTACGATGTAGAAAGTAGAAAAGAAAATTTCAAGATGAAAAACGATAAAGGAAAAGAAGAAGTTCCTGTGTCTTCCCCAAAAAGAAGATTTTTAGACAAAATCACCGACTTCTTCGATCAGGATAATAACGAAATCGTGTAA
- the ftsZ gene encoding cell division protein FtsZ: MLAFDSPKDQSSIIKVLGVGGGGGNAVNHMFSQGIQGVDFILCNTDAQALECSPIPTKIQLGTSLTEGRGAGSKPEVGRNAAIEDIEKIKEVLEVNTKMLFITAGMGGGTGTGAAPVIAQAAAELDILTVGIVTIPFGFEGRKRKQLAEAGITEMKKYVDTILIISNDKLRELHGNLKLSEAFSRADNILATAAKGIAEIITVTGYINVDFEDVKTVMKDSGVAIMGAGVAEGENRAMEAAEMALNSPLLNDNDIHGANNMLLYIATGTDSEISMDEVSEITDYIIDQTGEQCEVIWGSGTDKNLGNSISITLIATGFDREGMATKEESTAKTVTPLNAEVPVTKPQEVQATATSQTIDAPTLMLKKEEEPKIEHQLFQDSQPKMSTPETKQKEEKQEEPNIIIKTLGEDAPEVSEVSNENDIKNPEPSKISEESERKLSERAKKLRQLSYINKSGKNIDEMENVPAYKRKNIHISHTVSSQESEVARYSLSDNEGNTEIKTNNSFLHDNVD, encoded by the coding sequence ATGTTAGCATTTGATTCACCAAAAGATCAGTCATCCATAATAAAAGTATTAGGGGTAGGCGGAGGCGGCGGAAACGCTGTAAACCATATGTTTAGTCAAGGAATTCAAGGTGTAGATTTCATCTTGTGCAATACCGATGCACAAGCTTTGGAATGCAGCCCAATTCCAACAAAAATACAGCTGGGTACCAGCTTAACAGAAGGTCGAGGCGCCGGCTCAAAACCAGAAGTTGGTCGCAATGCTGCCATCGAAGATATCGAAAAGATTAAAGAGGTACTGGAGGTTAACACCAAAATGTTGTTTATAACAGCTGGAATGGGTGGTGGCACGGGTACTGGAGCAGCTCCCGTTATTGCACAGGCCGCCGCAGAATTAGACATACTCACCGTGGGTATTGTTACTATTCCTTTTGGTTTCGAAGGCAGAAAGCGTAAGCAACTGGCAGAAGCAGGTATCACTGAAATGAAAAAATACGTGGATACCATTCTTATTATCAGCAACGATAAATTAAGAGAGCTCCATGGCAATTTAAAACTATCTGAAGCATTCAGCCGTGCTGACAACATTCTTGCAACTGCCGCAAAAGGTATTGCAGAAATTATCACTGTCACTGGATACATCAACGTGGATTTTGAAGATGTGAAAACAGTAATGAAAGACAGCGGTGTTGCTATCATGGGTGCTGGAGTAGCCGAAGGCGAGAACAGAGCTATGGAAGCAGCTGAAATGGCATTGAATTCACCATTATTGAATGATAATGATATTCATGGCGCCAACAATATGCTTCTTTACATTGCTACTGGTACAGATAGCGAAATTTCAATGGATGAAGTATCTGAAATCACAGATTATATCATAGATCAAACTGGTGAGCAATGTGAGGTGATTTGGGGTAGTGGTACAGACAAAAATTTAGGTAATTCTATTTCTATCACATTAATTGCAACAGGTTTTGATAGAGAAGGAATGGCGACTAAGGAAGAGTCAACAGCAAAAACTGTTACACCTTTAAACGCAGAAGTTCCGGTAACAAAGCCACAAGAAGTCCAAGCCACAGCAACTTCTCAAACTATTGATGCACCAACATTAATGTTAAAGAAAGAAGAAGAGCCCAAGATCGAACATCAGCTTTTTCAAGACTCTCAACCAAAAATGAGCACTCCTGAAACCAAGCAAAAAGAAGAAAAACAAGAAGAACCAAATATCATCATCAAAACACTAGGCGAAGATGCTCCAGAAGTTTCAGAAGTAAGCAATGAAAATGATATCAAAAATCCTGAGCCATCTAAAATTTCAGAAGAAAGTGAAAGAAAACTATCTGAAAGAGCTAAAAAACTCAGACAGCTATCCTATATCAATAAAAGCGGTAAAAATATTGATGAAATGGAGAACGTTCCTGCTTATAAAAGAAAAAATATACACATCTCACATACTGTTAGTTCACAAGAATCAGAAGTGGCTCGTTACTCCCTCTCAGATAACGAAGGCAACACTGAAATCAAAACTAATAACAGTTTTTTACATGATAATGTAGATTAA
- a CDS encoding GatB/YqeY domain-containing protein, with the protein MSLEILINNDIKAAMISKDKKKLGALRAIKAALLLEKTGKDTNSGEIPETVELKILQKLVKQRRESADIFTKQNRPELAEDEVYEADIIQAYLPQQMDEASLRKEIAEIIEITGASSMKDMGKLMGMASKKFAGKADSKTISSLVKELLLG; encoded by the coding sequence ATGAGCTTAGAAATTTTAATCAATAACGATATTAAAGCTGCCATGATCAGCAAGGACAAGAAGAAATTAGGTGCATTAAGAGCTATAAAAGCCGCTCTTCTTCTTGAGAAAACCGGAAAAGACACCAATAGTGGCGAAATCCCTGAAACAGTGGAGCTTAAAATTTTACAAAAGTTGGTTAAGCAAAGAAGAGAATCTGCTGATATTTTTACCAAACAAAACAGACCTGAACTAGCAGAAGATGAAGTTTACGAAGCCGATATCATTCAAGCTTACCTTCCTCAACAAATGGATGAAGCTTCACTCAGAAAAGAGATAGCAGAAATCATTGAAATCACAGGTGCTTCTAGCATGAAAGACATGGGGAAATTGATGGGAATGGCCAGTAAAAAGTTTGCAGGAAAAGCCGATAGCAAAACCATAAGTAGCTTAGTAAAAGAGCTTTTATTGGGCTAA
- a CDS encoding YgeY family selenium metabolism-linked hydrolase, with translation MQNTIEQIKSLSEKYRDYTAENLSKLVKIKSLSTQEKEVQLELKRQMEEAGFDEVRIDGLGNVIGRIGNGSTILAIDGHMDTVDNGNLSNWDFDPLGGEIKDGYVHGRGTVDQEGGPAAFVTSGRILKELGFDKDLTIYFVGSVMEEDCDGLCWKYLVEEEKIKPDFAISTEPTNLNIYRGHRGRMEMHVSFYGVSSHGSAPERGKNAIYLASKVALEIEKLNERLAYDEFLGKGSVTISEFVSESPSLCAVSDFARLHLDRRLTWGETKESAVKEIEDLLEGLNAKVEVLDYSEEAYTGLTYGMEKYYPTWKIPEDHQVVQTGVQAYEALYAKKPKVDKWTFSTNGVVINGIYKIPMIGFGPGNEVLAHAPNEKVAINDLVIASAFYAAFAYKL, from the coding sequence ATGCAAAACACAATAGAACAAATAAAATCCTTATCAGAGAAATATCGAGATTATACCGCAGAGAATCTTTCTAAGCTGGTTAAAATAAAGTCTTTAAGCACGCAGGAAAAAGAAGTTCAGCTCGAACTCAAACGACAAATGGAGGAGGCTGGGTTTGATGAAGTGAGGATAGATGGCCTAGGCAATGTGATAGGAAGAATTGGTAATGGAAGCACAATATTAGCTATCGATGGTCACATGGACACAGTGGATAATGGAAATCTGAGTAACTGGGATTTCGATCCTCTCGGCGGGGAGATAAAAGATGGATATGTTCATGGCCGAGGCACCGTTGATCAAGAAGGAGGCCCTGCGGCTTTTGTTACTTCTGGAAGGATTTTAAAAGAACTTGGCTTCGATAAAGATTTGACTATATACTTTGTAGGAAGCGTAATGGAGGAAGATTGCGATGGACTATGCTGGAAATATTTGGTAGAAGAGGAAAAAATAAAACCCGACTTCGCCATCAGCACTGAACCTACCAATCTAAATATTTATCGTGGACATAGAGGAAGAATGGAAATGCATGTGAGTTTCTATGGAGTTTCTTCCCACGGCTCGGCTCCCGAAAGAGGCAAAAACGCCATTTATTTGGCTTCAAAAGTGGCTCTTGAAATTGAAAAGCTCAATGAACGATTGGCCTACGATGAGTTTTTAGGGAAAGGAAGCGTGACCATCTCTGAATTTGTTTCTGAAAGTCCATCACTATGCGCAGTTTCTGATTTTGCCAGATTACATTTAGATCGCCGCCTCACTTGGGGAGAAACTAAAGAATCTGCTGTAAAAGAAATTGAAGACCTTCTAGAAGGATTAAATGCCAAAGTTGAAGTATTAGACTATTCGGAGGAGGCCTATACTGGATTAACCTACGGCATGGAGAAATATTATCCAACCTGGAAAATCCCAGAAGACCATCAAGTGGTTCAAACGGGTGTACAAGCTTATGAGGCACTTTATGCCAAAAAACCAAAAGTCGACAAGTGGACCTTCTCAACCAATGGAGTAGTTATCAATGGCATATACAAAATTCCAATGATAGGTTTTGGTCCTGGAAACGAAGTTCTGGCTCATGCACCAAATGAAAAAGTGGCCATCAACGATTTAGTGATAGCCTCTGCATTTTACGCCGCATTTGCTTATAAGCTTTAA
- the ygeW gene encoding knotted carbamoyltransferase YgeW has product MNIQDKIKTLAQLDTDLFGKDFLLTWEKSDDELKAILEIAAILKQMRDENISPKVFDSGLAVSIFRDNSTRTRFSFASAANLLGMAVQDMDETKSQIAHGETVRETANMISFLTDAIGIRDDMYLGEGHKYMREVAEALDEGYEKKVLPNRPGIVNLQCDMDHPTQSMADLLHLKNEFGSLENLKGKKIVMSWAYSPSYGKPMSVPQGIIALMTRYGMDVELTYPEGYDLIPEIVDIAKDNAEKSGGSFKVSHDMSKAMKDADIVYPKSWAPFHIMQERTELLKNKDVEGLEKLEQKALENNAKFKDWEYSEEMRKTTKDGDALYMHCLPADISDVSCKDGEVEAEVFEKYRIKTYHEAGFKPYIIAAMMFANKFKNPVAVLQGILDSGAKRVRF; this is encoded by the coding sequence ATGAACATACAAGACAAAATTAAAACCCTAGCTCAATTAGACACCGATCTATTCGGAAAAGACTTCTTATTAACCTGGGAAAAAAGCGACGATGAATTAAAAGCTATATTAGAAATTGCTGCCATTTTAAAACAAATGCGTGATGAGAATATCTCTCCAAAAGTATTCGACTCTGGTTTAGCCGTTTCCATATTTAGAGACAATTCCACCCGAACTCGTTTTTCTTTTGCCTCCGCTGCTAACCTCCTCGGAATGGCCGTGCAAGATATGGATGAAACCAAATCACAAATCGCCCACGGAGAGACCGTGAGAGAAACCGCGAACATGATCTCATTTCTTACAGATGCCATTGGAATCCGTGATGATATGTACCTTGGGGAAGGCCATAAATACATGCGTGAAGTAGCCGAAGCTTTAGATGAAGGTTATGAAAAGAAAGTACTTCCAAACCGCCCAGGAATTGTAAACTTACAATGTGATATGGATCACCCTACTCAATCCATGGCCGATTTATTACATCTTAAAAATGAGTTTGGTTCCTTAGAGAATTTAAAAGGAAAGAAAATAGTCATGAGCTGGGCTTACTCTCCTAGCTATGGAAAACCCATGTCGGTGCCACAAGGAATTATTGCATTGATGACTCGCTATGGAATGGATGTGGAATTGACCTATCCTGAAGGCTATGATTTAATTCCTGAAATCGTGGATATTGCGAAGGACAATGCGGAGAAAAGTGGTGGTTCTTTTAAAGTAAGTCATGATATGTCCAAAGCCATGAAAGATGCAGATATTGTATATCCTAAAAGTTGGGCACCTTTCCATATTATGCAAGAGCGTACAGAGTTATTGAAAAACAAAGACGTTGAAGGCTTAGAGAAATTGGAGCAGAAAGCTCTAGAAAATAATGCCAAGTTCAAAGACTGGGAGTACTCTGAGGAAATGCGCAAAACCACAAAAGATGGGGATGCTTTATATATGCATTGTCTGCCAGCAGATATTTCTGATGTTTCTTGTAAAGATGGAGAAGTAGAAGCAGAAGTATTTGAGAAATATAGAATCAAAACCTATCACGAAGCGGGTTTTAAACCTTATATTATTGCTGCTATGATGTTTGCCAATAAATTTAAAAATCCTGTCGCTGTATTGCAAGGAATTTTAGATTCTGGTGCCAAGCGGGTTCGCTTTTAG
- the hydA gene encoding dihydropyrimidinase encodes MEILIKNANIINADSTNSADILCKNGKILEIGKELKVQSKKAKIIDAEGKYVFPGGIDPHVHMHLPTPAGFSADDFESGSKAAFKGGTTTIIDFVTPQKGQSLQDAIKERQEEARNSLIDCYFHVSPIEWRDSMEQEIAQCIKDGYKSFKVYMAYKDSIGLDDDVLLKVMKAVAKHGGMVTLHCEMGDKIEEARNRLYAENKRSPKYHAISRPAKWEAQAVKRAIELATQADCPIYIVHVSAKESLVYIAAAQDKGQQVIAETCPQYLLYDDSIYEEDFETAANFIMSPPPRKKEDQEALWAAIKSGVVSTIGTDHCPFTKEQKALGKDDFRKIPNGTRGVEQRLNLIYKHGVLENRITLQEYVAITSTNAAKTFGLFPQKGQIAIGSDADIRVVNPQSGSTTLTLKANPLGTRI; translated from the coding sequence ATGGAAATACTAATAAAAAACGCAAATATCATAAACGCAGATTCCACAAACTCCGCCGACATCCTCTGCAAGAATGGAAAAATCTTAGAAATAGGAAAAGAACTAAAGGTCCAATCTAAAAAAGCTAAAATCATAGACGCAGAAGGCAAATATGTATTTCCAGGAGGAATAGACCCTCACGTACACATGCATCTTCCAACACCAGCAGGTTTCTCTGCCGACGATTTTGAATCAGGAAGCAAAGCAGCATTCAAAGGTGGAACCACCACTATCATAGATTTTGTAACACCCCAAAAAGGACAAAGCCTTCAAGATGCCATAAAAGAACGTCAAGAGGAAGCAAGAAATAGCCTTATTGATTGTTATTTTCATGTGAGTCCCATAGAATGGCGCGATTCCATGGAGCAAGAAATAGCGCAATGCATTAAAGATGGATACAAAAGTTTCAAAGTCTATATGGCCTATAAAGACAGTATTGGCTTAGACGATGATGTGCTATTAAAAGTAATGAAAGCAGTAGCAAAACATGGCGGAATGGTAACGCTACATTGCGAAATGGGAGATAAAATAGAGGAGGCTAGAAATCGACTTTATGCAGAAAATAAAAGAAGTCCGAAGTATCATGCCATTTCTCGTCCAGCAAAATGGGAAGCACAAGCCGTAAAAAGAGCTATAGAATTAGCAACACAAGCCGATTGTCCTATTTACATAGTTCACGTTTCGGCCAAAGAATCACTGGTTTATATAGCTGCAGCACAGGATAAAGGTCAGCAAGTGATAGCTGAAACTTGTCCACAATATTTGCTCTATGATGACTCTATTTATGAAGAAGATTTTGAAACAGCAGCTAATTTTATCATGAGCCCTCCTCCAAGAAAAAAAGAAGATCAAGAAGCCTTATGGGCAGCCATAAAATCTGGAGTGGTCTCCACCATAGGAACAGATCACTGTCCATTTACCAAAGAACAAAAAGCATTGGGAAAAGACGATTTCAGAAAAATTCCCAATGGCACAAGAGGAGTGGAGCAAAGATTAAACCTTATCTATAAACATGGAGTCTTAGAAAATAGAATCACACTACAAGAATACGTAGCTATCACATCCACCAATGCAGCCAAAACCTTTGGCCTATTTCCTCAAAAAGGCCAAATAGCTATTGGCTCCGATGCTGATATTAGGGTCGTCAACCCGCAAAGCGGGTCGACGACCCTAACTCTAAAAGCGAACCCGCTTGGCACCAGAATCTAA
- a CDS encoding amidohydrolase family protein, with protein sequence MSLILKNTKYINWETLEFSDTNIKVNEGIDESLAFFDGFDKISISEDDQIIDCQGRFVTKSFAVGHHHAYSALSRGMPAPKNSPHNFLEILQYIWWNLDKSLDKEMIEASALATAIACAKSGSTFVIDHHASPNHVKGSLEIMAKAFDKVGVDHLLCYEISDRDGIAIAEEGLEESEEYLNHHQALVGLHASFTVGDETMKRAVDLMRKKDSGIHIHTAEDFYDQEQCLQKHGKRVVERLNEFGVLESSKSILGHCLHIDNKERDLIRDGKAFVVQNMESNLNNNVGLFNGKNLGDRIMLGTDGMHSDMIRSAQTAFFSGQAKDNIDFVSAYERFRKVHHYLAINGFKGDGENNLVILDYPSPTDFNQNNFLGHFIFGWSSNMVTDVISNGKLIIKDRILQTINEEEVWKFTKEQANRLWKKL encoded by the coding sequence ATGTCACTAATCCTAAAAAACACAAAATACATCAACTGGGAAACATTAGAATTCTCAGACACCAATATAAAAGTAAATGAAGGAATCGATGAAAGCTTAGCGTTTTTCGATGGTTTTGATAAAATATCAATCTCTGAAGATGATCAGATTATCGATTGTCAAGGGAGATTTGTGACCAAATCCTTCGCTGTTGGCCACCACCATGCTTATTCTGCCTTAAGTCGAGGAATGCCAGCTCCAAAGAATTCACCGCATAACTTTTTAGAGATTTTACAGTATATCTGGTGGAATTTAGATAAATCATTGGATAAAGAGATGATTGAAGCCAGTGCTTTGGCTACGGCCATTGCCTGTGCTAAATCTGGTTCTACTTTTGTTATTGATCATCATGCCTCACCAAATCATGTGAAGGGTTCCTTGGAAATCATGGCTAAAGCTTTTGACAAAGTAGGAGTTGACCATTTGCTTTGTTATGAAATATCCGACAGAGATGGCATTGCTATTGCTGAGGAGGGCTTAGAAGAAAGTGAAGAATATCTGAATCATCATCAGGCTTTGGTGGGCTTGCATGCTTCTTTTACGGTAGGTGATGAAACCATGAAACGAGCTGTAGATTTAATGAGGAAGAAAGATTCCGGCATTCATATCCACACAGCTGAAGATTTCTATGACCAAGAGCAGTGTTTGCAGAAACATGGCAAACGAGTGGTGGAAAGACTAAACGAGTTTGGTGTTTTAGAATCCTCAAAATCTATTTTAGGTCATTGTCTGCATATTGATAATAAGGAACGGGACTTGATTAGAGACGGAAAAGCATTTGTAGTGCAGAACATGGAAAGCAATTTGAATAATAATGTGGGGCTTTTCAATGGAAAAAACTTGGGAGATAGAATTATGCTGGGAACTGATGGAATGCATAGTGATATGATTCGTTCTGCACAAACAGCTTTCTTCTCAGGGCAAGCAAAAGACAATATCGATTTCGTTTCTGCTTATGAGCGTTTTAGAAAAGTTCATCATTATTTAGCTATCAATGGTTTCAAAGGAGATGGAGAAAACAACTTGGTCATTCTTGATTATCCAAGCCCAACAGACTTTAATCAAAATAATTTCTTGGGGCATTTTATATTTGGTTGGTCCTCAAACATGGTTACCGATGTTATCTCAAATGGAAAACTAATCATAAAAGATAGAATCCTCCAAACCATAAATGAAGAAGAAGTTTGGAAATTCACAAAAGAACAAGCCAACAGACTTTGGAAAAAGCTATAG